GACAGACTGCCGCTCACCTCCTTTGCGTCGTCCCACTGCTCTGATGCATCATCTTCTCTGGTCTGGAGACCAGCCTTGCGGCCAGGGGCGCGGCCCTGAAGCGCCCACGCACCAGTATGGTGACCGAAGAGGTAGCGGCCTCGCCCCTATGGGGCGACGAGCCTTCGATCCTCGCCCGTCTGCGCGAGTGGACCGCGCAGCACTCGCTCCGCCCGGAGCATGGCGGCCCGCCCGCGCTCTGCCCACCGGGTGAAATCCCGATCTACTGGGTGCGGTGCCCTGAAGATCCACATCTGCCGCCACTCCTCGCGCCGACCGCCCGTTCCGAGCAGGACGAGGTCGCAGCTGCTGACAGGTTTGTAGATGCACTGGAGCAGGCCTCGGCCGCGACAGATGCAGAATCTCTCGCCCAGGCACGCGCGCAACTGTACGCTACAGCGCTCGACGTTCAGCGGGCGACCCGCCCCCTGATCTACGAGCGGCTGTCAGCCCGCCGCATCAAGCGACGCCTGGCCTGTCCGCAGGCTTGCTGGCTGCTGGAGCAGGCGCGGCACGGCGAGGCGGCGATGACCGGGATCATGCTGACGTGGGTCGTGGGACATCGCTGCCAGCAGGAGCGCCTTGGCGTGCTCGCGCGGCATCCCTGGCTCTGGAGTGCTGCCACCCGTACGCTGGACAGCCTGGGTGGGGATGGGGATGCGCTCGATCTCTGGTGGGCCAGAATCCATCGGGCGAGGTGCTGCGACCGACGCCGGTTGCTTCGGGAAGTTGCGCCGCGCCTTGATGTGCGCCCGGATATCCGGCAATGGGTGCTCCTTCATGGCATGCGAACGTGGCCGGGTGACCTGTACATTCCGAGAGACCGTGGGAACGTCGTGGACCTGCCGTTTGAGCCATGTGTGGCCGCGGCGTGCGCTGTGGCCGGAGATCTTGCCGGCACACTCGACAGCCCAGATGTTTCTGACGAGATGCTTGAGATAGCTCGCGCGCTCGTCTGGAATATGTTCCCTGACATGCACGAGGAGGATCTGGAGACCTGTCCCGATGGCGTCCTGATCATCGACCGACTGATGGGGCATCTGTTGGATCGTGCTCAGACGCTGACGCATCTGCGCCTGACGCAGCGGATCCTGGGCTGGCTGGAGTGGCCGCCCGATCAGGACGCCGGTTGGCAGGAAGAACAGCGGGCCGTGTGGGAGCGCCGAGCATCACTTGGGTGGACCGAGGAGGTCCGTGCGAGTCTCGCGGACGACTGCGAGCGTATCCAGCGGCGACTGCTCCTCACTGGACCGGTCGGTGTTGTGGTAGCCTCGGGAATCCGATGAGCGATGGTGACTTGCTGGCGCTGGAGAAAGGAAGGCCTCGCCGGAGCATCGAGAATGACGTTTGACGACCTGACGGCCGACGAAGCGTCGATTCCCGCCACTCTGCGCATCATGCTCCGCGAGATAATCGGAGCACGGACTGAACTCGTACGCTGGACGATTGCAAACCGTCGTCGCGAGTACCTGGTATTGATGGTACGCACACGGAAGCCTGCCTACGATCTACTGCTAAAGCTCACTGGGCCGAGAGCCACCCACGCTTGGTCGTATGACCGCACCGCGTTCATCCAGCGGCTGGTTCGAGCGCAGACGACGCTTCCGATCCCGGAGGTCGTCGCCGTTGATGTCTCAGAACGGCGCTGGCCGTGGCGTTACCTCATCACCACCATGCTGCCCGGCCAAGAATGGGCAGTGGTTCGACGGACGCTTAGCCCCGACGACTTGGCCGCCTGCCATCACCAGCTTGGCGATGCCGTCGGGCAGCTTCACACGATTCGGTTCCCCGTATTTGGCGAGATCGGCACTGAGGATGCGGTGGTGACTCACAGATCGTGGCCAACCGCTCTGGTGACGCGAGCGCACACGCTGATCCGTGACGCTCGCCTGTGCGAGCATTTCCTATCGCTGGTTGCCGAGCGGACCGAACTCCTGGCGAGCGTCGGCGAGGCTGCACTCTGCCACGATGATCTGCACCACCGCAATATCCTGTTCCATCGTCAGTTGGATCGTTGGCAGTTGGCCGCGATCCTCGACTTCGATAAGGCGTGGGCCAGCCATACCGAGGGCGACCTTGCTCGGCTCGATCTCTGGCGCGGCATGACCGACCCGGAGTTCTGGTCGGCATACCGTGAGCATCACTCGGTCGACGACAGCTACGCACTCCGTCGGCCGCTCTACCAGCTTCTCTGGTGCCTGGAGTACGGGCGAGCTACACCCCGCCACTTGGAAGACACTCGCCAGGTCTGCGTCGAGCTCGGACTCTCGGCCACCCGCAGCGAGGAGATCTCGGAGCTACTTGCTGAGGGGGTGGCACGCGAGTGAACGTCATTGACGAAGAAGTGGAGCATTTCTGGTCACGCTTGCGGGCAATGTTCAGGGCTGTCGGGAGAACGGCGCCCTGCTCCGTCCGGCCCTGCAGGTGGCTGCCATCCTCCGATCCAGGCGAATCTACCGCGTTACGCGTCGCAACACCCCCTCGTTCATTGTCCTGACGAGCCGCGAATGCTGGCGTAGTCGGGGTGATCAGGCAGAACCGATTGAATGAAATCCCTCGGCGAGATCGCGACGACTGGGAGACCAGACTGCCGAACGCGCACGGCTAGCCGTCTGTCCAACGTGATGAGGTAATGCGCCTGGGAAGCGAGCGCGGCGGCCACAACATGAGCGTCCTCGAAGAAGACGGGCTCGTGCTGCGCTACCAACATCTCCGCTGGAGCTGAAACCAGTGACAGGGGAGTAGAGGCGATCATCTGGCGGTAGCGCGTGAAGGCCTCGGCAGTGGACTTGTTGATCAGATTGCGCTCGGTCTCTGGCGAAACCAGCGCTTGCAGGTAGCCTTTGGAGCACGCTCTGACGAGGAAGTAAGAGCCACTTGTCGGCGAGTGCGCCGCGGAGAATAGCAAGCTGGCATCAAAGAATAAGGCGGCTGCGCGGTCGATCGTCATGCGGATTGGTCGGACGCGTCGGCCTTTCTCGTGTCACCGAAGAAGCCGAGCCCGGTGGCTTGGTCGAACCTGCGCGCCACTTCGAGTGACTCGCCCTCAAGGACGTCGTCGTCCACGAACTGAGCGGTCTGCTCGTCGGTGTACTCGCGTAGCTTGATGTACGGGCGGGTGCGGGTGGAGAGCAGCAAGAGCTCGATGCTCTGTCGAGGGATACGGTAGCTGCGCCCGAGCCTTGAGGCGTCCAGCTTCCCCGTGCGGATGTAGCGGTAGACGGTCTCCCGGTCGACCGGGAGGTACTCAGCCGCCTGGTCCGGGGTCAGTATCTCGCGGGTGCGCTCTCGATTCTGCACGGTCTAGTTGTCTCAGAAAAGCGAAGATTCGTCAATACACAACACGATACGAGACGACATGAGAATACAGCGATTCACGGACGATTCCCCTCCCCGCGTTCTCGCTTCATCGGCCCGTCAGCGTGATGGTCGCGTCCTTCGACGACTCCGAAGCCAGTCCCGCTGGCCACGCCCAGTTGCGCGCGGCGTCGGTCCTCGAACAGCACGATCCCTCGGTGTGGACTCCGGGGATGATTGGTGGGCTACGTTCCATCGTCGCTGATGGCAGTGGCCCAGCGAGGCTCCGCGAAAAAGCGTCGGCGTTGCTGGCGAAACTTGATGATGATGAGACCTCAGGGTAGCGGTCCATCGTCAGGGGCCGGGCGGCTACCATCCCCGCATGCAGAATATCTACGACGACGACCGCTTCTTCGCCGGCTACCAGCAGCTTCGGGAGAGCAAGCTCGGGCTGAACGAGGCCATCGAGCAGCCAGCCTTCCGGGCCCTGCTGCCGCCATTCGACGGTCTGCGCGTGCTCGACCTCGGCTGCGGCGACGGCGAGCTTGCCCGCTGGTGCCGAGCACGCGGGGCGGTGGCCGTTGTCGGCGTGGATATCTCGGAGCGGATGCTCGGGCTGGCCCGCGAGCGCACAGCCGACGACGGCATCACCTACGTGCGGTCAGGCCTGGAAGTCGTCCAGTTCGAGCCAGCCTCGTTTGATCTTGTTACCAGCTCGTTCGCCCTGCACTACGTCCGCGACTATCCGGCCGTCATGGGGAGCATCGCCGAGTGGCTGCGGCCCGGCGGCACGCTGGTCTACTCCGTCGAGCATCCTGTCTGCACGGCCCAGGTCGCCCGGCAGGGCTGGGCCTCGGATCATGTCGGCAGACGGCTGTTCTGGGCGCTCGACGACTACGGCTACGAAGGCCAGCGCCAGCAAACATGGTTCGTCAGCGGCGTGGTCAAGTTCCACCGGACCGTCGCCTCGCTGGTCAACGGCGCGGTGGCGGCCGGGTTCACCGTCGAGCGGCTGGAGGAGCCCGGCCCGACTCCCGAGGCCGTCCGCGACCGCCCCGACCTGATCGACGAGCGACGCCGACCGGCTGTGTTGGTGCTCAAGGCGCGCAAACCAGCCTGATACCGTCGGTCAGCGGCGGCGGTGAAAGTCCGGGATCACGTCTGATGCCAGCCGCGCAAGCTGCTCCAGCATCAGCTCGGGCGCGCACATCGGCCGCAGGATGAACTTCGAGCCGCCCGCAGCGACGTAGCTCTCCAGCCGCTCGCGCACCAGCGCTGGCGGCCCGAACGCCGTGCACAACGCCAGCGTCTCGGCGTTGGCGCGGCCGGGCGGGATGTGCGGACGGGCCAGCGCCTCGGCCTTCGCCGGGTCGTCGTCGATGCAGAAGTAGACCAGCGCGCCGAAGTGGTCGATCTCGAACGCGCGGCCGGCCTGCGCGGCCGTCTCCAGCGTGATCTCGAGGCCCTCTTTCAACTGCCGCGGGGCGATGAATGAGGGAATCCAGCCGTCCCCCAGCCGGCCAGCCCGCCGGGCAGCGGCCGGGCTGTTGCCGCCGATCCACAGCGGCATCGGGCTCTGCTTCGGCTTCGGCAGCACCGTGATGCCGTCAAGCTGCCAGAAGCGGCCCTCGAAGTGGACCGGCTCGCCCGTCCAGCAGGCCCGCATGATCGCGATGGCCTCGTCGGCGCGGCGGGCGCGCTCCTTGACCGGCACGCCGGCCGCCTTGAACGAGCGCTCGTCTTCGGCCCCGATCCCGACCGCCGGCAGCATCCGCCCGTTCGAGAGCGCGTCGAGCATCGCGATCTCGCGGGCCAGCACCACCGGCGTGCGGAACGGGATCGTCAGGACGCTCGGGCCAAACTTGAGGCGCGTCGTGCGGGCCGCCAGCGCCGCCATCGTGGTGATCGGCTCGGGGACCGGGATCGGCGAGGAGAGCCGCTCCGAGAACCAGAGCGAGTCGATCTCGGTCCGCTCACAGAGGTCGATCAGCTCCCAGAGGAAGCCGGGCAGGTCGGCGTCGTCGGGCCATGGTCCGGGCATCACGCCAATGCGGTAGCTGATCTTCATCTCGACGGTCCTCCCGACCCTGGCCGTGCCTGCTCGGGATCGTAGCACGGGACCGAGACGCCATGTTGACAGGCGGGTGGGTCGAGAGCAGGGAGCGCGCTGGTATCCTGCCTACATGTGCCAGCACCACCTGTCTGCGCTCCCGCGCCTGTCTCGCCGCCGCGTCCTCTCGCGACTGGCCATGCTCGGGGCGCTCGCGGCCACCGGGCTGGTGCGAGCCCGCGCCGCCGAGGCGGCCGGCCCGTACACCGGCCCGCTGGTGGACGCCCACGCGCACCTCAAGGAGGGCTTCGGGCCGGACCCGGCCGGGCTGCTGGCCCTCCACGACAAGATTGGCGTGCAGGGTGCGCTGTTGTTTGGCGAGCCGTGGTCTCTCGCCACGGCGGCGCGCGATCTCGCACCGGGGCGCATCGTGCCGCTGCTGGCCGAGGGGTACGCCAATGCCTTGCACCCGGACTCGTCGTACCGCCACCCGGACGGCCTGGACGAGCTGTTCGCCGCCAACGTCGTGCGCGGCCTTGGCGAGATCATCTGCCGGCACTCGGCGTTTCAGCTCGGACCGGCCGGCGACAACTACCGCGCGCCCGCCAACGACGTGCCCGCTGATCACCCGTCCCTGATCGAGGCGTACCGTCGAACCGGCGCGGCCGGCGGCGTGGTGACGATTCACCAGGAGTGGTGGTTCGCCGAGGAGCTTGAGCGCGCCGTGCAGGCCGCCCCGGACACGGCGTTCATCTGGGCGCACGCCGGGCACGGCGCTGCCGACGTGACGCGGCGGCTGCTCGCGCGGAACCCGAATCTCCACGCCGATCTGTCTGCGCGCTCGCCGTGGCTCGGACCAGGGACGGTGCTGACGCGGCCTGATGGCTCCCTTGACGCCGCCTGGGGCGCGCTCCTCCGCGAGTATCCAGACCGCTTCCTGATCGGGCTGGACCTGTTCGTGCCGGGCCACTATCAGGCTGCGTACGCCGGCCAGATGGTCCAGTACTACCGTGGGCTGCTCGGGCAGCTTGAGCCGAGTAGCGCCGCGACGATCGCCTCCGGAAACGCCGCCACCATCGCGCCGTTCGTGTCCGGCCTCGCCTGATCGCCGGGCGCAGCATCGCCAGACGCCTGAGGCACCACGCTGGTCCGCCGAGGCTGGCGCTGTTGGCAGGCTGACTGCGAGAACCGTTGGTCCCGGCTGCATCCCTCGCACACACCATCTATGTGGGGGGGCCGCGGCGGGGACATGATGAAAGCACTGCTCAAGTCCGGCGCGATCGTGCTGATCCCAGAGGCCGAGGACGACCCGGAGCGGTTCGCCCAGTGGCGCACCCGGGCCGCCGAGCACGTCTTTGTGCTGCGGACCCAGGAGCGCGGCGGCGCCGTCCTCCACGATCTTGGCCCGCGTGACGAAGCGTGCCGCGAGCCGCTCAACGTCGGCTACCGGACAGCGGATGCGCGCATCAAGCTGATCTCGAACCTCGCGCCGACGCCGTTCGAACTGGATGGCCGCGTCTACGCCAGTGTCGAGGGGCTCTGGCAGGGCCTCAAGTTCCCCTCGGCTGCCGACCGCCGCCGGGTGGCCGACCTGCACGGCGGCGCGGCCAAACGGGCTGGCGCGGAGGCGATCCCCGCCGAGCACTTCAAATACGAGGGGCAGAAGATCGTGCCGGGCACGCACGCTCACTGGAAGCTGATGGAGCGCGCCTGCTGGGCCAAGTTCACCCAGAACGAGGACGCCCGCGAGGCGTTGCTGGCGACGCTCCCACGACCGCTCACGCACGTCATGCGGAAGGACAGCACCACTATCCCCGGGGCGATCGTGGCCGGGATCTGGATGAAGATCCGCAAGCGGCTGGCCGAGGAGCACGGCTGATCGGCCGTGCGCGTTAAGCTACCCGAGGAGGGCAGCAGATGGGCCGCTTTCACGCGCCACAACAGACCGGCAAGAGCGTCCGTTCGTTCGACACCTGGTTCGGCGCGATCTTCCTCGGCGTCGGACTGGCAGCCCTGGCGTTCGGGCTGATCCTGTTCCGCGTCCTCGACGTCTACGGCGACGTCGGTGCTGGTGCGTGGCTCCCGCTCGTGCTCGGCGGGGGGATCGGCGTCATCTTCCTGATCATCGGTGGCTTCTTCTTCCGCCACGGGCTGGAGAAGTCCCAGCGCGAGCAGCGGCTGCGGATGTCCGGCACCATGGTCGATGCGACCGTCGTAGCCGTCGAGCCGACCGGCGCTACTATCAACGAGCGCCGCCTCTGGCATGTCCGCTACGTCTACGTGGCGCACACCGGCCAGGAGTACGAAGGCGAGAGCGGCTACCTGGAGCCCGGCGAGGCCCAGAGCTACGGCGTCGGCGAGCGGGCCGCCGTGCTCTACGACCCGGCGGATCCCCCGCAGAGCGCGTGGGTTGGGCGCGACCAGCCGCGGTAGGTGCGATGGTGCAGGGTGCGGCTTTCGAGCGCTTCGAGGTCTGGTTCGGCAGCCTCTTCCTGGGGATTGGCCTGCTGGCCCTGATGGTCGCCGGGTGCCTGGCGTTGGCGTTGGTTCGCAACCGGCAGGCCTGGCCCAGGCGCTGGGCGTTCCTGGCCGCGCCGCTGGGGATTGGCCTGATCTTCTCGACGTTCGGTGCGGGAACCGCCGGATACGGCCTCTGGCAGCACGGCGAGGAGCAGCGGATTCTCGCCGTGGGCGTCTCCGGGCGCGCCACCGTCACCGAGGTCGTGCAGAGCATGACGCGGGTCAACGGACGCTACCTCTGGCGTGTGCGCTACCAGTACACCCTCGGCGCGGGGCAGACGTACACCGGCGAGAGCGGCCTGCTGCCGGCCGACGAGGCCCGTGCGTGGCGTCCTGGTGATACTGCCTTCGTGCGCTACGATCCCGCCCAGCCGCACCGCAGCATCTGGCTCGGGCGGGCCGACCGGGTCGCCGCCGAGCGCCGCTCCCCGTGACGATCTCCTGGCCCATACGATGCCCTCCGCTGCTCCACGCCGGATCGCCGCTGGACGGCCGCTCGGCACGTTTTATCTCATGGCAGACTGGGGGTGTGCTGGCTTCCGGGCCACATCTCACGGCGTACCGACTTTGGCAGACGATTTCGTCCGAACACGCCCCGGAAATCACCACGCGAGGCCGTTTGTCTGGTATGGTCCGCCGTGAAAGAACCAGCAATGCAAGTGGTACGACCTGTCACCATCCGTGATGTCGCGCGGCGCGCGGGCGTCTCGCTGAGCACCGTTTCGCAAGTCCTGAACGGGCGCGAAGGGTACGCCAGCGCCGAGACGCGTGAGCGCGTGCTCGCGGCTGCCCGCGATCTCAACTACCGCCCGAACGCGCTTGCCCGTGGGCTGGTCACGTCCAGGACCGGCACGCTCGGCCTCGTCATCACGGATATCACCCGGGGGTTCTTCACGCAGGTGGTTGGCGTCGTCGAGCAGGTGGTGAGCGCGCAGGGCTACTCGGTGCTGCTGGCCTGCGCGGACGGCGTCCAGCCCGAGCAGGCCGCGCTCGAGATGTTCCTCGACAAGCGAGTGGACGGCATCGTCTGTATGTCGAACTCGGCGGCCGTCAGCGCGGAGCATCTGCTTGCCGTCCGACGCCTGGGCGTGCCGCTGGTGGTGATCAACCGGCCGATCCAGACGGCTGAGCTGAACCTGATCGGCTGGGATGACGTCGAGATCGGCCGGCGGGCCACCGAGTACTTGATCGGGCTGGGGCATCAACGCATCGCGCATGTGAGCGGCCTGCCCACGAGCCGGGCTCCTGGCACCCTGGCGCGGCGCTCGGCGGTGGACCGGGTGGCAGGGTTCCGCGCGGCGATGGCCGAGGCCGGGCTGCCGGTGGACGAGTCGTTGATCGTCAATGGCGCGTTCGACTACCTGACGGCGCTCGAAGCGTGTGGCCAGCTCTTCGACCGAGCCGATCCGCCCACAGGCGTCTTCGGCGCGAACGACTCGATGGCCATCGCCATTGTCAACGGGCTGCATCGCCGTCGTCTGAGTGTGCCCGACGACGTGAGCGTGGTCGGTGCGAACGACGATCACTTCGCGCTACACGTCGAGCCACCACTGACGACGGTCCGCCCGCCCATCGCGGAGGCCGGACGGCGGGCGGCCGAGCTGATCCTGGCGGCGATTGGCGGCTCGGCGCCGGCCGAGCCGGTCCGCGAGGTGCTGCCGAGCGAGCTGGTGATCCGGGCCTCGACGGCACGCCCCGGCGTCGCGGTTCAGGCTACGCTGTAGCGCGGACCCTGTCCCGGCGCTCCATTGAGGGAGTCCTGTCAGGGAACCCTGGCGGCCCAGGTCAGGCTGGTACGCCCGGCTCGAACGGCACTTCGCCCGGCGCCAGCCCTTTGATCTTGAGGTCTTCCTGATTGCGCAGGTCGAGCTCCACGGGGGTGGGCACGCGGTTCCCGCGCTCGTCCAGCAGCAGCCGGATGATGGGCTGGTGCAGGGCGTCCACGGCAAGCTCGGTGACGACGCCGCGCCAGGCCCGGTACTTGCCGGTGACCACCTCAACCCAGTGACCGACCGGGAACATCGGGATGGTGTGCAGGAGCAGGTCCACCACGTCGGTGTTGAGGTGCGGCCCGGACATCTCGCCGATGATCTGCGCGACCTTGTCGAGGGGCATGGCTGGCCGGTACGGGCGGTCTGAGGTCAGCGCGCTGTAGACGTCTGCCACCGCCGCGATCTCCGCGATGAGCAGCATGCGCTTCGGGTTCATCCGCTCCGAGAGGGTCCGGGCCAGCTGGTTGTTGCCGATCAGCCCGCGCGGGTAGCCGGCGCCGTCCTGGCGCTCGTGGTGCTGGAAGGCCACGTGGGCCGGCAGGATGCTGAACACCGGCATCCGCCGGATCAGCTCGAAGCCCATCTGCGGGTGCTTCTTGATCTCGTCGAACTCTTCCGGGGTGAGCCGTCCGGGCTTATCGAGGATGGCCTCGTCGATGTACATCTTGCCGAGGTCGTGCAGGAGGCAGCCGAGCGCCAGCTCGCGGAGCTGATCGCGCGGGAGGCCGGCCGTGCGCCCGAGCAGGATGCCGAGCACCGCCACATCGACCGAGTGCTGGAACGTGTAGTCGTTGTGGGTCTTCAGGGACTCCAGGCTGGCGATGGTGTTGGACTCGAGGATCTCGTTCATGAGCGACTCGATGTCCTTGTACAGCTCCTGCAGGGACTGCACGCCCGTCTCGGGCAGGTCCAGCGGGCGCTCGCCGAGCCGATAGACGAGGTCGTCCACGGTCTGGGGGCGCTCGGCGTTGTTGAGCTTCGTGCCGTGGGCCATCGTGCTCATCACGTCGAACGCGCGCGCCAGGTGCGTCACCGTCGATGCGCGCAGCTCCTCCGACACGATGTCGTTCGGGGCGACATCATCTCCAAGGCCGTCCCGCAGGAAGACGGAGATCACGCCGCGTTCGCGCAAGCGATCGATGTAAAACTGGTTCAGGGTGCTGCCGACGCCGAGGAGCACTTCGCCGCGCTCGTTGTAGATCGCTCGGGCAACCACCTGTCCAGGCCGCAACTGGCTGATGTGGCGACGGTACATGCGTCAGATCCGCCCGTCTCGGAGGACGTCCACGAGTGTTCGTATCTCCAGCTGGGATACCGCCCTGAAAGCGGAGAGTGCTCGACGGGCGACACATTCCTGTCGGCGGGCTCACTCGATATAACGGCAGCGAGCCGCCCTGTGGGACGACTCGCGTCGCAGATAGGTGATTGACCTCGAACTTGGCGCGTCTTAACGTGTATCTCTGCTGCATTGTTGCAATCTTCCTGCGTGGTGAGCGCGCCGGCGGCGGCTCCTGCGGGGCGAAAGGGGCAAGCCAGGGTGCGGGCGGCTATCCTGAACGTGGCCGGGCTGCGCGCGCCTCGAGTATCAGCAGCCCGTTACAGGAGGAGCACCGTGCCGCCAGCCGATGGACTGTCCCAGGCGTCTCAGGCGCCGCGCCCGCCCGATCTGGAGCCAGTCCCCGAGGACTGGTCGCGTTTGCTGGCCATCGCCGCGCATCCGGACGATCTTGAGTACGGCACGTCCTGCGCGGTGGCGCGCTGGACCGGGTTGGGCAAGGAGGCCGCCTACCTGATGGTCACGCGCGGCGAGGCTGGCATCGACGCGTGGCCCCCGGAGCGCACGGCGCCGGTCCGCGAGGCCGAGGAGATCGAGAGTGCGCGGCTGGTCGGCGTGGAGTCGGTGACGTTTCTCGGCTACCGCGATGGGATGGTCGAGTATGGCCTGTCGCTGCGGCGTGATCTGGCCCGTGAGATTCGCCGGCACCGGCCAGACGCGCTGGCGGTCGGCGGGTTCGCGCTGACCTGGCCGGGCGGGGCGCTCAACCAGGCCGACCACCGGGCCGTGGGGCTGGCCGTCTGCGACGCGGCGCGGGACGCCGGCAACCGCTGGATCTTCCCCGAGCTGATCGAGGAGGGGTTCGAGCCGTGGGGCGGCGTCCGCTACGTCTTCGTCAGCGGCTCGCACGCGCCGACGCACGCCTGCGACATTGCAGCCGGGTTGGAGCAGGGCATCGCGTCGCTGGTGGCGCAGCGGGCTTACTTCGAGAACCTCGGCTCGCCGTTCGACCCTGAGGCGTTCCTGCGGAAGCAGGCGGCGTCGGCCGGCGAGCGGTTCGGGGTGGCCTCGGCAGCGGCCTTCGAGGTGCTGCGGGTGTAGCGGGTCAGGCAGGTCGGGGGCTGGGCGCGCAGGATCCTGGGCGTGTCGGAGCCCGCGCGCGGGTCAGTTGCGGCGGTCGTCGTCGAGGGGGAAGCCGGGCAGGGGGCCGGGGCCGCCGAACAGGCCGGGGCGTGGGCGCGGGCGCGGGTTTGGGTGCGGCCCCTGGTCCGGAGGCTGGCCCGGTCCGACCGTCGGGCCGGCCTCCTCGCTGGCGGTCGGCTCTGGCGGGGACGCTGGCGGCGTCTGGGCAGATGCCGGCGGCGTCGGGGCAGATGCCGGCGGCGTTGAGACCGACGCGACGACCGCCTGGTTGTGCGCCTCGGACCATGTCCGCAATTCGCGGAGGGTCTTCAGCTCCTCCCGCTCCTCGGGGAGGAGGTGCCGGGCGCGCTCGGCGGTCTCCAGCAGGGTCAGCCGTTCGAGGATCTCCTCCCGCAAGGTGACCTGCTGCCCGGCGAAGCGCTCGGTCAGGGCGTCGTGAACCTCGCGCCGCTGCAGCCGCGAGTGGAGCCGCGCCAGCAGCAGGTACGCGCCGAGTCCGGCCGCGTGGGCTACCCCGGCGACGGTTGACAGGACCGGCGTCTGCGCGCTGTAGATCCAGCGGAAGTCGCCGACGCCGTCCAACAGGCTCATGCCGGGGTAGAGGATCAGGTCGAGCAGCAGCGTCGCGTGCGCGAACGACATCCCGATGTCGCGCCAGGGCTGCCGAAGCCGCAGGACGCCGTAGCCGACGGCCAGTCCCAGCGCGAGGCTGGCGGCCGGCCCGGCCACGGCGACGATCCATTCGGCGGTGGCCCCGAGGTTGCCGCTGTACTGGACATATCCCCAGTACACCCGATAACTGAGGGAGATGTTTCGCCCGCCGAGGAGGACCGCCGCCGCCATGTGGGCCAGCTCATGCACCAGCACGCCGAGCGGCGTCAGGAGCAGGAAGCCGACCCGCCCTGCAAGGTTGCGGTCATCCTCGGTGTAGGTGGCGTCGGTCAGGGAGCGCCAGCGACTCGGCAGCTGCCAGAGGGTGTAGAGCGCAACGGCAACGTAGAGCAGGCTGAGGAGATCGGCGGGCGCGCCAATCATCTGACGCGTCTCCTGCTCAGGCCCAGCGGCCCACGAACGGCGACTCGTACCGATCTGCCGTGGCGACCAGGGCCTCGCGCGCGGACGCCTGCAGCGGCTGCACCCGCTCGGCGGCGGCCAGCATGCGCGGCAGGATGTTCACGTCGCCGGTGCTGCACATGGTGTGGATCGGCTGGGCCAGGTTGAAGGCGACGGCCTGGTCGATCTCGGCCTGCTGATCGAACGGCTCGTACCAGCAGGCGTAGGTCTTC
This genomic interval from Chloroflexota bacterium contains the following:
- a CDS encoding HD-GYP domain-containing protein; the protein is MYRRHISQLRPGQVVARAIYNERGEVLLGVGSTLNQFYIDRLRERGVISVFLRDGLGDDVAPNDIVSEELRASTVTHLARAFDVMSTMAHGTKLNNAERPQTVDDLVYRLGERPLDLPETGVQSLQELYKDIESLMNEILESNTIASLESLKTHNDYTFQHSVDVAVLGILLGRTAGLPRDQLRELALGCLLHDLGKMYIDEAILDKPGRLTPEEFDEIKKHPQMGFELIRRMPVFSILPAHVAFQHHERQDGAGYPRGLIGNNQLARTLSERMNPKRMLLIAEIAAVADVYSALTSDRPYRPAMPLDKVAQIIGEMSGPHLNTDVVDLLLHTIPMFPVGHWVEVVTGKYRAWRGVVTELAVDALHQPIIRLLLDERGNRVPTPVELDLRNQEDLKIKGLAPGEVPFEPGVPA
- a CDS encoding PIG-L family deacetylase, which codes for MEPVPEDWSRLLAIAAHPDDLEYGTSCAVARWTGLGKEAAYLMVTRGEAGIDAWPPERTAPVREAEEIESARLVGVESVTFLGYRDGMVEYGLSLRRDLAREIRRHRPDALAVGGFALTWPGGALNQADHRAVGLAVCDAARDAGNRWIFPELIEEGFEPWGGVRYVFVSGSHAPTHACDIAAGLEQGIASLVAQRAYFENLGSPFDPEAFLRKQAASAGERFGVASAAAFEVLRV
- a CDS encoding LacI family DNA-binding transcriptional regulator, with the protein product MVRPVTIRDVARRAGVSLSTVSQVLNGREGYASAETRERVLAAARDLNYRPNALARGLVTSRTGTLGLVITDITRGFFTQVVGVVEQVVSAQGYSVLLACADGVQPEQAALEMFLDKRVDGIVCMSNSAAVSAEHLLAVRRLGVPLVVINRPIQTAELNLIGWDDVEIGRRATEYLIGLGHQRIAHVSGLPTSRAPGTLARRSAVDRVAGFRAAMAEAGLPVDESLIVNGAFDYLTALEACGQLFDRADPPTGVFGANDSMAIAIVNGLHRRRLSVPDDVSVVGANDDHFALHVEPPLTTVRPPIAEAGRRAAELILAAIGGSAPAEPVREVLPSELVIRASTARPGVAVQATL